CGAAGAAAACTGGGCATCGTATTCCAAGATTTTAAACTGCTGTCTGACCGAAACGTTCACAACAACCTTCGTTTTGTGCTCAAGGCCACTGGCTGGAAAGACCCCTCTAAAATGGAAACCAAAATCGAAGAGGTGCTCGATAAGGTCGGCATGAAGACCAAAGGGTTCAAATTTCCGCACGAGCTATCGGGGGGCGAACAGCAACGTATTGCCATTGCCAGATCTCTATTGAATGATCCAGAGCTGATTTTGGCCGATGAACCCACCGGCAACCTTGACCCCCAGACCAGTGTGGAGGTCATGAAGGTACTGCAAGAAATCAACGAAAGTGGGCGCACGATCATCATGGCCACCCACGACTACGCACTCATCTTAAAATATCCGCACAAGACCATCAAATGTGATGGCGGCAAAATGTTCGAAGTGATACAGAAGGCGGTTTAAAATGAAACATCAAAATAATTACAAAAAGGACTCTAAAACAAGTTTATTTGGTGCATAAATCATAACTTGTGAAGCAGCCTCTCAAATCTCTAATAAATCGTTCAAGAGCAAAATCTTTTATTTCACCATATATTGCAATAGAGCCATAAATATGCGATTCAGCATCCATTGAACAATCCTCAAAATCCCAGTAGCAATCGCTTTGAAAAGTGGAAAACAGACTAGTAGAGTAAAAAATGGAAAGTAGTAAAAAACATTTTTTTAACATAGGTCTATCATTTAAAGTTAGCACAGTCCACTAATTCCCCGAAACAATCTCGCATATCACTCATATATTTGGCTTCTGCGTTGGGCGAACCCCATGCCAAATTCTGCACGAAAAAATAATCAGCCAAATTTGAGCACCATTTATATTCCGTATAGCAATCTGCATAAGAATTAAATGAACATAGCATTGAACAAATACCAACTATTAAAAAATTTTTAATCATAATGAATAAATAGTTATTATTTGAATTCTTGCTGCAAGTCTTCTAGTATTTCCGAAACATCCATAGTTTTCTTTAGTTGCGGAAATTTGTCAAATAATTGTTGATTTCTTTTGGCCACTTCTTTCATCCTATTTGCGCATTCGACCAGATACGCTTCTCTTTTCTCCACAAATTCTTCAATAGAGATTTTATTCGTTCTACCTTCCTCTATTATCTCTTTGGCTTTGCCCATCTTAAAATTGAAATAGTCCTCATATGCATTTCTGAGCATTTTATATTCATTACTTGCAAGGGCTTCAACCCTAATAGCTTCGCTTTCTTGAACGGTTAAACTCTCGCTACATGAGACCAAAGAGAAAAATACAATAAACAAAGTATATGATAATTTTCTCATAATATTTGTAGTTAATTTTTGACTAATATATATATATATATATTGAAAAAGCAAAATTTTCTAATTAGTAGTAGACTTACGAAGAGATTGTTATGTTTAATGTTAAGTTTCTAGCCTTACAAACCAAAACTCTATATTTGCTTGAACTTTTTGTTTTTTGGCGCGAATAATTACGACCACACCCAAATGGAAATTTTAGGAATCGACATAGGCGGATCGGGCATTAAAGGTGCCATCGTAGATTGTGAAACGGGCAAATTGCTTACGGAAAGACACAGAATACCCACCCCTAAATCACGAAAGCCCAAGGCCATGGCCGAGGTGGTAAACCAAATTGTCGAGCATTTTGATTATAAAGGGCCCGTAGGTTGTGGTTTTCCGACCATTGTTAAAAATGGTGTCTGCACTTCAAAAGGCAACCTGCACAAAAGCTGGGTAGGGGTCAACATTGATGAACTGTTCACCAAGACCACCGGGCAGCCCTTCACAGTTCTAAACGATGCCGATGCAGCAGGGTATGCCTCAATGAACTATGGTGTCGGAAAAGGAAAAAAAGGCTTTGTGGTGATGATCACCGTAGGTACCGGACTCGGAAGCGGTGCCTTTTTAGACGGAAAACTGATTCCTAATTTTGAGCTTGGACAAATTCCCTACAAAAAATACAAAAAAATTGAGGATTGGGCCGCCAGCTCTGCCATGGAGCGTGAAGGACTTTCCTATGAAAAATGGGGAAAGCGCTTCAACAAATTTCTTGGGTACCTCGAACTGCTTGTGGCCCCTGATCTGATCATCATCGGAGGGGGCATTTCAAAAAAATGGGATGCCTTCAGTCATCTCATCGACGTAGAGACCCATGTGGTAAAGGCCGAACTGATGAACCATGCCGGAATCATCGGTGCTGCCGTCTCTTGCCTACGTGAACACCACCATCAAGAAGCCTAGGACTGTTTCGCCCGCTTTCGGTCCACTTCCTTCAAATGTATCTTGCGAAGCCTCAGATGATTGGGGGTTACCTCTACCAACTCATCTTTTTGAATGTACTCAAGGGCCTCTTCCAAAGAAAACTTGATGGCCGGCACAATTCGTGCCTTGTCATCTGAGCCCGCTGCGCGTACATTGGTCAGCTTTTTGGTCTTGGTCACGTTTACCACCATATCATCTTGGCGCGAATTCTCGCCAATTACCTGCCCCTCGTAAATTTCTTCGCCCGGGTCAATGAAAAAGCGGCCCCGTTCTTGCAATTTGTCGATTGAATAAGGAATGGCGGTGCCATTTTCCATAGAAACCAACGATCCGTTGATGCGTTGGGCAATCTCGCCTTTCATAGGCTGGTACTCCAAGAAGCGGTGGGCCATAATGGCCTCGCCCGCCGTTGCGGTCAACAATTGGTTTCGAAGACCGATGATACCACGTGACGGAATGATGAACTCGCAGAGCATACGGCTTCCCTTCGATTCCATACTGATCATTTCACCCTTACGGACGGACACCATCTCAACCGCCTTGCCCGAAACCTCTTCGGGTAGGTCGATGGTCAAGTGTTCAACCGGCTCACATTTGACACCATCGATCTCTTTGATGATGACCTGTGGCTGCCCGATCTGCAGTTCGTACCCTTCGCGGCGCATGGTTTCTATCAAAACCGAAAGGTGGAGCACGCCCCTGCCATACACAATAAACTTATCGGCGCTGTCGGTCTCTTCGACCCGGAGGGCCAAATTCTTTTCCAATTCTTTCTCTAAGCGCTCTTTCAGGTGCCTAGAGGTAACAAACTTGCCATCTTTACCAAAGAACGGGCTATCATTTATGGTAAACAGCATGCTCATGGTAGGCTCATCAATGGCTATGGTCTGTAACTTTTCTGGGTTTTCGAAATCGGCGACCGTATCGCCTATTTCAAAGTTCTCGACACCCACTATGGCACAGATGTCCCCCACCTCGACCTCTTGCACTTTTTTTCGGCCCAAACCTTCAAAGACAAACACTTCTTTTACCTTAGACCTGACCACAGCACCATCTCGCTTCACCAAAGAAACCTGCTGCCCCTCTTTGAGTGTGCCACGTTGCAATCTGCCAATCGCTATTCTACCTGTATATGACGAAAAGTCCAACGAAGTGATCAACATCTGCGTGGTACCCTCTTCAGGCTTGAATTCAGGCACATG
This portion of the Flagellimonas lutaonensis genome encodes:
- a CDS encoding cell division ATP-binding protein FtsE, which gives rise to MPETILKLQDVAIFQNQNLILNNVTLEVKKGEFVYVIGKTGSGKSSFMKTLYGDLPLKQGEGTIVGYNLKTLKEKDIPYLRRKLGIVFQDFKLLSDRNVHNNLRFVLKATGWKDPSKMETKIEEVLDKVGMKTKGFKFPHELSGGEQQRIAIARSLLNDPELILADEPTGNLDPQTSVEVMKVLQEINESGRTIIMATHDYALILKYPHKTIKCDGGKMFEVIQKAV
- the ppgK gene encoding polyphosphate--glucose phosphotransferase, whose amino-acid sequence is MEILGIDIGGSGIKGAIVDCETGKLLTERHRIPTPKSRKPKAMAEVVNQIVEHFDYKGPVGCGFPTIVKNGVCTSKGNLHKSWVGVNIDELFTKTTGQPFTVLNDADAAGYASMNYGVGKGKKGFVVMITVGTGLGSGAFLDGKLIPNFELGQIPYKKYKKIEDWAASSAMEREGLSYEKWGKRFNKFLGYLELLVAPDLIIIGGGISKKWDAFSHLIDVETHVVKAELMNHAGIIGAAVSCLREHHHQEA
- the typA gene encoding translational GTPase TypA — its product is MAKIKNIAIIAHVDHGKTTLVDKIMYHCRLFRDNEQKGDLILDNNDLERERGITIVSKNVSVVYKDTKINIIDTPGHADFGGEVERVLNMADGVLLLVDAFEGPMPQTRFVLQKAIDLGLKPCVVINKVDKENCTPEEVHEKVFDLMFELGAEEWQLDFPVVYGSAKNNWMGADWKTPTGSIEPLLDMVIDHVPEFKPEEGTTQMLITSLDFSSYTGRIAIGRLQRGTLKEGQQVSLVKRDGAVVRSKVKEVFVFEGLGRKKVQEVEVGDICAIVGVENFEIGDTVADFENPEKLQTIAIDEPTMSMLFTINDSPFFGKDGKFVTSRHLKERLEKELEKNLALRVEETDSADKFIVYGRGVLHLSVLIETMRREGYELQIGQPQVIIKEIDGVKCEPVEHLTIDLPEEVSGKAVEMVSVRKGEMISMESKGSRMLCEFIIPSRGIIGLRNQLLTATAGEAIMAHRFLEYQPMKGEIAQRINGSLVSMENGTAIPYSIDKLQERGRFFIDPGEEIYEGQVIGENSRQDDMVVNVTKTKKLTNVRAAGSDDKARIVPAIKFSLEEALEYIQKDELVEVTPNHLRLRKIHLKEVDRKRAKQS